The genomic DNA ATGATCTATGCCTCGCTGAAGCCGATCGCGCAGTGGCACAGCCGCTATACTTTGCCGGCTTATCTTATGTTCTCGGCTATGACAGGCTGTGTGTTGCTGAGCGCCCTTCTCCAGGGTTTCGCCATGGATTCAACGGTGGTGCTGACCGGCGCGCTGCTCGCCACACTCGCCGGCTGGGCATGGAAGATCGCGACCTGGCGATACAACGACCGGCTGGAAATCCCGACCACGGCCAGCACGGCGACCGGCCTGGCCGGCGGCACGGTGCGGTCGATCGAATGGCCGCATACGGAAGAAAACTATTTGCTCAAGGAGATGGGATTCCGCATCGCGCGCAAGCACAGCGCGAAGCTGAGGCGGATCACGCAGGTGCTGGCTTTCGCCGCGCCGGCTGTCTTGCTTGCTACCGCGCTTGTCTTACCGTGGCCTTTCGCCGCCATTGCGTCGACGCTCGCGGCCATCGCCCAGCTTGCCGGCATGCTGGTCGAGCGCTGGCTGTTCTTCGCCGAGGCGAAGCACACAGTCACGCTCTACTACGGTCGGGAGTAGCGTCTCAACCCGGCCGGAGCATCGATCCGGAGATGGCGAAGATGCGGTCGGCGCCCAGCATATAGGCCATCAGCGTCTCCAGCCGGAACAGGCCGGCATAGGCGCGGTCGAGCACGTTGAGCGAGCCGGTATAGGCGCCGAAGGCCGGCATGATCATGCGGCCGCCGTCGCCGGCAAAGCAACGCCGCCTGACCGAACGGCCGCGCTGGACGATGCGGGCGCAAGGGTGGAGATGACCGGCGATCTCGCCTTCCACCCGCAGCTTCGAAGGCTCGTGACGGAAGAGCAGCGAGCCGATGGCGAGTTCCTTCACCGTATCGCCAGGCAGGTCGGCGGGCGCGTCCGGATCGTGATTGCCGGCGACCCAGAACCAGTCGCGGCCGGCCATCATCGCTTCCAGCCGCTCGCGGAAGCTCTCATGCATGCGCTCGGCGCCGCCGCCGTCATGGAAGGAGTCGCCCAGGCTGACGACGATCCGCGGCTGGTAGTCGGCGATCACCGCCTGCAGCCGGAGCAAAGTGGCTCCGGTGTCGTAAGGCGGGATCAGCGCGCCGCGCCTGGCGAAGGACGAGCCCTTTTCGAGATGCAGGTCGGAGACCGCGAGCAGCCGCAGGTCGGGGAAATAGAGCACGCCGCGCCGGTCGCAAACCGCGCGCTCGCCGGCGATGCCGACAAGGTCGGCCTCGGCAATCAGCGTTGCGCGCGACAGCGAAAAATTCATCCCCTCTCCGTTCTCCGCTTAGTGCCCTGAACCCATCGCTTCTTCGACCAGGTCGGCGGCTTCCATCAAAAGCGTGTCGTTGGCGCCGCCATTGACCGACTCCTTGCCGATCTCCAGCATTACCGGCACCGCCAGCGGCGAGATCTGGTCGAGATGCTTATGCATGATTCGACCGCGCACGCGCGAGAGCATCTCGCCAAGTCTGCTGACATCGAGCAACCCGGCGGAGGCATCGGTTCGCGTTGCCTGCAGCAAGATATGGTCCGGCTCGTGGCTGCGCAGCACATCGTAAATGAGGTCCGCCGAGACCGTCACCTGGCGCCCGCTCTTCTCCTGGCCGGGGTAGCGCTTCTCGATCAGCCCGGCGATGACGGCACAGGTGCGAAAAGTGCGCTTCAGCATCCAGCTATCGTTCAGCCAGGCTTCGAGATCGTCGCCCAGCATGTCCTCGTCGAAAAGTGCGGCCAGCGACGGCTTCTTCGCCTTGAACAAAGCCGCCATGTCGTCCAGCGCCCAGACGGCCAGCGAGTAATCGGTGGCGACGAAGCCGAGCGGCCTGGCATGAGCGCGCTCCAGCCGACGCGTCAGGAGCATGCCGAGCGTCTGGTGCGCCAGCCGGCCCTCGAAGGGATAGGCGACCATGTAATGGTGATTGCCGCGCGGAAAGGTCTCGACCAGGAGATCGCCACGCTTTGGCAAAACCGACTTCTCTTCTTGAATCCGAAGCCAGTCGGCCACCTGTTCGGGCAAGACCTTCCAGCGATCGCTGTCGGCCAGCATGGCGCGCACCTGCTCGGCGAGATAGGTCGAGAGCGGGAATTTGCCGCCGGCATAGGACGGCACGATGATGTTGGCGCCGGCGCCGTTGGAGACGACGCATTCGTTCTCGCGAATGCCCTCGAAGCGCAGCACCTTGCCGGCAAAAAGGAAGTTGTCGCCGGGGCGCAGCGTTTCGGCGAAATATTCCTCGATCTTGCCGAGCACCGGCCCGCCACGGCCGGCCATGCCGCGCCCCTGCCTGACATAACGGACATTGAGCTCCGGCATCTCGATGATGGTGCCGACATTCAGCCGGTATTGCTGCGCGACGCTCGGATGCGAGACGCGCCACAGGCCGTCCTTGTTCAGGCGGATGCGGGCATAGCGCTCGTAGTTCTTCAGCGCGTAGCCGCCGGTGGCGACGAAGTCGATGACGCGGTCGAAGGTCTCGCGCTCCAGGGCCGCATAAGGCGCGGCGCCGCGCACCTCCTCGAACAGGAGGTCGGCGTCGAACGGCCCGCCGCAGGCGACGCCCAGCACATGCTGCGACA from Mesorhizobium sp. M1E.F.Ca.ET.045.02.1.1 includes the following:
- a CDS encoding DmsC/YnfH family molybdoenzyme membrane anchor subunit; the protein is MHPAFSVVFFTTATGAGYGLLALLGLLGGLGFIQPDFWFGLAGMALALGLIAAGLLSSTAHLGRPERAWRAFSQWRSSWLSREGVASVATFIPAGLFGIGWVFFGRSGGWVAVAGLLAAAGAVTTVCATGMIYASLKPIAQWHSRYTLPAYLMFSAMTGCVLLSALLQGFAMDSTVVLTGALLATLAGWAWKIATWRYNDRLEIPTTASTATGLAGGTVRSIEWPHTEENYLLKEMGFRIARKHSAKLRRITQVLAFAAPAVLLATALVLPWPFAAIASTLAAIAQLAGMLVERWLFFAEAKHTVTLYYGRE
- the pdeM gene encoding ligase-associated DNA damage response endonuclease PdeM — encoded protein: MNFSLSRATLIAEADLVGIAGERAVCDRRGVLYFPDLRLLAVSDLHLEKGSSFARRGALIPPYDTGATLLRLQAVIADYQPRIVVSLGDSFHDGGGAERMHESFRERLEAMMAGRDWFWVAGNHDPDAPADLPGDTVKELAIGSLLFRHEPSKLRVEGEIAGHLHPCARIVQRGRSVRRRCFAGDGGRMIMPAFGAYTGSLNVLDRAYAGLFRLETLMAYMLGADRIFAISGSMLRPG
- a CDS encoding ligase-associated DNA damage response DEXH box helicase, with translation MTEQPRLAEQNAAVLLPEPFVKWFGEKGWSPRVHQLELLAKAQGGQSVLLIAPTGAGKTLAGFLPSLTELAKRPRRKPGEAHRGIHTLYISPLKALAVDIERNLGKPVEEIGLPVTIETRTGDTPSHKRQRQKLVPPDILLTTPEQLALLIASNDARRFFEDLRYVVLDELHSLVISKRGHLLALGLARLRAFVPKLQTIGLSATVAEPDELRRWLVAQNPPKNSNNPEMAGLITVAGGAKPDISILDSRERVPWSGHSARYAIPEIYEAIRKHRTTLLFVNTRSQAELLFQELWRANEDSLPIALHHGSLDVGQRRRVEKAMADNALRAIVATSTLDLGIDWGDVDLVVHVGAPKGASRLAQRIGRANHRMDEPSKAILIPANRFEVLECRAALDANYLGAQDTPPLVKGALDVLSQHVLGVACGGPFDADLLFEEVRGAAPYAALERETFDRVIDFVATGGYALKNYERYARIRLNKDGLWRVSHPSVAQQYRLNVGTIIEMPELNVRYVRQGRGMAGRGGPVLGKIEEYFAETLRPGDNFLFAGKVLRFEGIRENECVVSNGAGANIIVPSYAGGKFPLSTYLAEQVRAMLADSDRWKVLPEQVADWLRIQEEKSVLPKRGDLLVETFPRGNHHYMVAYPFEGRLAHQTLGMLLTRRLERAHARPLGFVATDYSLAVWALDDMAALFKAKKPSLAALFDEDMLGDDLEAWLNDSWMLKRTFRTCAVIAGLIEKRYPGQEKSGRQVTVSADLIYDVLRSHEPDHILLQATRTDASAGLLDVSRLGEMLSRVRGRIMHKHLDQISPLAVPVMLEIGKESVNGGANDTLLMEAADLVEEAMGSGH